Proteins encoded by one window of Conger conger chromosome 1, fConCon1.1, whole genome shotgun sequence:
- the adamtsl4 gene encoding ADAMTS-like protein 4 codes for MGTGIHRRHYLVWCCALITVSLTRAEKQAAGRRSRQALEREGQEGVWGPWGTWTDCSQSCGVGVSERQRQCLPPPQIPHNWGVPPVLPPGLPNHSPVISALHPYYPSQHSQSSSAQFGGGEMSPFFTPPLRPNQSPGISIYRNNPGGPAADLSNPGAPFYRPPAQFLPPNREPASIYRQRPFPSSSLSYGQRRASMRATNQGAGRAGGGGSRRSGVSSRDAASSRRSPSSGSLIRPGQFGYGRVPFSLPLHRPNRNARHTSSHGGNGTTAAPEEEEEGRERVASAADAGPDAERNDEGDGERELGTRAEGGGENREEAGERPGGNGNAGESATSAPDRAEPTPAARPTDSAPDRQGPRDTPRHTDTGSPRQTDRQADRNPSRRTDPQTNRYRPTHTGAHANRHPQTNRGRQADRRVPPPFSPSASRFSPQRDPPYGLPPSLPQSRPRSPQHTGPLNPDVWLLQNHGGLTEGEPEGAPLGGPAGGHWGPQTAPQNVKCSGPVKEYRRCSEQSCPGRPVDPRAEQCSVFNSQEFMGRLYTWEPFTEVGQEQQCELTCRPAGFRFYVRQAEAVRDGTPCSNSTASDVCVGGRCLSEGCDGVLGSGLVRDRCGVCGGRDASCLRVTGSFQNTSVPLGYHRILDIPPGATAINITEKRASPNYLALRSGTGQSVVNGRWAVDPPGEYQAGGTTFLYSRPWVGPEGQEEGAGEKLTAPGPTTTRLQLYIIYHRQNPGIDYEYYIPVEKSEGERERAKEREGGRASLRDVSALTLAAEEPRPLPPPPPPSSERRWSPPRPQGSAPNRNARIPPRTDLPLDTQRPFVWRRGELTECSASCGKGLQHRAVFCVNRHTEEQVPDRKCDSAVRLAVEDEPCNVHPCPPFWETGAWSDCSVSCGWGAQQRQLQCRQSFGNRSTMVHPQRCALLPRPNATQPCHLRMCSHWEIRTNWSSCSVDCGVGKRMRSVRCVSNHGNIVKDQECNSRSRPQGSEDCHMGPCVTNWYFTGWSHICSAECGPGVQRRDVVCLTSGGRREGEGGGGCTGDKPADMKACNGGLCVATHLWYTGPWGQCSVACGNGTQRRDIICVQKLGTEFNVAPASQCAHLEKPSPVQTCEMEPCGPQWFTTDWSTCSRSCGKGLQAREVRCLTPDNQYSADCDLINKPELEQICNIIPCSPLVPDENCRDKRHNCVMVVQARLCVYSYYKTACCASCTQSAQRAKRH; via the exons ATGGGGACCGGAATCCATCGCAG ACATTACttggtgtggtgttgtgcaTTGATTACCGTGTCTCTGACTAGAGCAGAAAAGCAA GCTGCTGGTAGAAGGTCTCGTCAggccctggagagagaggggcaggagggggtgtggggtccGTGGGGCACCTGGACAGACTGCTCGCAGAgctgtggtgtgggggtgtcagagaggcagaggcaatgcctgcccccaccccaaatCCCTCACAACTGGGGGGTGCCTCCCGTTTTACCCCCAGGACTCCCCAACCACTCCCCTGTCATTTCAGCCCTGCACCCCTACTACCCCTCCCAACACTCCCAGTCCAGCTCGGCCCAGTTCGGGGGCGGGGAAATGTCCCCATTCTTTACCCCTCCACTGAGGCCCAATCAGAGCCCTGGGATATCCATCTACAGGAACAACCCGGGAGGGCCTGCGGCAGATCTGTCCAATCCCGGGGCTCCGTTTTATCGGCCGCCCGCCCAATTCCTCCCACCCAATCGGGAGCCGGCCTCCATTTACCGTCAGCGTCCGTTCCCGTCCTCCTCACTCAGCTACGGCCAAAGGAGGGCCTCCATGCGGGCGACCAATCAGGGCGCAGGCAGAGCCGGAGGGGGCGGGAGCAGGAGGTCAGGGGTATCCAGTCGGGACGCAGCATCTTCAAGAAG ATCGCCTTCCTCCGGCTCCCTCATTCGCCCGGGCCAGTTCGGCTACGGCAGAGTGCCCTtctccctgcccctccaccGGCCCAATCGGAACGCCCGCCACACCTCCAGCCACGGGGGCAACGGCACCACCGCGGcccccgaggaggaggaggaggggcgggaGAGGGTGGCTAGCGCAGCAGACGCCGGGCCTGACGCGGAGAGGAACGacgagggagacggagagagagagctagggACCAGagcggagggaggaggagagaacagggagGAGGCGGGAGAGAGGCCGGGAGGGAACGGGAACGCGGGAGAGAGCGCTACCTCCGCGCCGGACCGAGCGGAGCCCACGCCGGCAGCCAGACCCACGGACAGCGCACCGGACAGACAGGGGCCGAGAGACActcccagacacacagacactggcagccccagacagacggacagacaggccGACAGGAACCCCAGCAGACGGACAGACCCACAGACGAACAGATACAGGCCCACGCACACTGGCGCCCACGCCAACAGACACCCGCAAACGAACCGCGGAAGACAGGCGGACAGACGGGTCCCTCCGcccttctctccctccgccAGTCGCTTCTCTCCGCAAAGAGACCCCCCCTACGGCCttccgccctccctcccccaatcccgcccccgctccccccaGCACACCGGCCCCCTGAACCCCGACGTCTGGCTCCTGCAGAACCACGGGGGACTGACGGAGGGGGAGCCCGAAGGAGCCCCGCTGGGAGGGCCAGCTGGGGGACACTGGGGGCCCCAAACGGCCCCTCAGAATGTCAAGTGCTCTGGCCCCGTGAAGGAGTACCGGAGATGCAGTGAGCAG tcCTGTCCAGGGCGTCCTGTGGACCCCAGGGCTGAGCAGTGCTCCGTCTTCAACAGCCAGGAGTTCATGGGGAGGCTGTACACCTGGGAGCCCTTCACcgaag tgggccaggagcagcagtgtgagctCACCTGTAGGCCGGCTGGGTTCAGGTTCTACGTGCGGCAGGCGGAGGCAGTGAGGGACGGCACGCCCTGCTCCAACAGCACTGCCAGTGACGTGTGCGTGGGGGGACGCTGCCTG agtgaggGGTGCGACGGTGTGttgggttcaggcctggtgcgGGACAGATGTGGGGTGTGCGGAGGGCGGGACGCGTCCTGTCTCCGGGTGACCGGAAGCTTCCAGAACACCAGCGTGCCCCTGGGGTACCACCGCATTCTGGACATCCCGCCGGGAGCCACCGCCATCAACATCACGGAGAAACGGGCCAGCCCCAACTACCTGG ctctacGCAGTGGAACGGGCCAGTCGGTGGTGAACGGGCGCTGGGCGGTAGACCCCCCCGGGGAGTACCAGGCAGGGGGCACCACCTTCCTGTACAGCCGCCCGTGGGTGGGACCAGAGGGGCAGGAAGAGGGGGCAGGGGAGAAGCTAACTGCCCCAGGCCCCACCACCACCCGGCTGCAGCTCTAT ATAATCTATCACAGACAGAACCCGGGGATCGACTACGAGTACTACATACCAGTGGagaagagcgagggagagagggagcgtgcgaaagaaagagagggaggaagggccTCTCTCCGAGACGTCA gtgCCCTGACGTTAGCGGCGGAGGAGCCCcggcccctgccccctccccccccgccctcttCGGAGAGGAGGTGGTCGCCGCCCCGCCCGCAGGGCTCCGCGCCCAATCGCAACGCCCGGATCCCCCCGCGCACCGACCTGCCCCTCGACACCCAGCGGCCCTTCGTGTGGCGGAGGGGCGAGCTCACCGAGTGTTCTGCTTCCTGTGGCAAAG GGCTCCAGCACAGGGCGGTTTTCTGTGTCAATCGCCACACCGAAGAGCAAGTTCCCGACAGGAAGTGCGACTCGGCGGTGAGGCTTGCCGTGGAGGACGAGCCGTGCAACGTGCACCCCTGCCCGCCCTT CTGGGAGACAGGGGCCTGGTCGGACTGCAGTGTATCCTGTGGCTGGGGGGCCCAGCAGAGACAGCTCCAGTGCAGGCAGAGCTTTGGGAACCGCTCCACCATGGTGCACCCCCAGCGCTGCGCCCTCCTGCCCCGCCCCAACGCTACCCAGCCCTGCCACCTCCGCATGTGCTCCCACTGGGAGATCCGCACCAACTGGAGCTCC tgttcaGTGGACTGCGGAGTGGGGAAAAGGATGCGGAGTGTCCGTTGCGTCAGTAACCACGGCAATATTGTGAAAGACCAGGAGTGCAATTCCAGGAGCCGCCCACAAGGCAGTGAAGATTGTCACATGGGACCGTGTGTCACAAACTGGTACTTCACGGGCTGGTCCCACATA tgttcGGCAGAGTGCGGCCCTGGGGTCCAGCGGAGGGACGTGGTGTGCCTGACCAGCGGagggcggagagagggagagggaggaggaggctgcACGGGGGATAAGCCGGCGGACATGAAGGCCTGCAACGGAGGCCTGTGCGTGGCCACACACCTGTGGTACACCGGGCCCTGGGGACAG TGCAGCGTTGCCTGTGGGAACGGCACCCAGCGTCGCGACATCATCTGCGTTCAGAAACTGGGGACTGAATTCAACGTGGCGCCGGCCAGCCAGTGTGCGCACCTGGAAAAGCCTTCCCCCGTCCAGACCTGTGAGATGGAGCCGTGTGGCCCACAGTGGTTCACTACTGACTGGAGCACG TGCTCTCGTTCATGTGGGAAAGGACTTCAGGCGAGGGAGGTACGGTGTCTCACGCCGGACAATCAGTACAGCGCAGATTGTGACCTCATCAACAAGCCTGAGCTAGAACAGATCTGTAACATTATACCATGCAGCCCCCTTGTCCCAg ATGAGAACTGCAGAGACAAGCGGCACAACTGTGTAATGGTGGTCCAGGCCCGCCTGTGCGTTTACTCCTACTACAAAACAGCGTGCTGCGCTTCCTGCACGCAGAGTGCCCAGAGGGCCAAGAGGCACTGA